The Gossypium hirsutum isolate 1008001.06 chromosome A03, Gossypium_hirsutum_v2.1, whole genome shotgun sequence genome contains the following window.
CGAAAATGTCAAAGAAGTTTTGCTCATCGTGGGAGGaagaatgtaatttttttttgaaaaagtttccTCTTTTCTCATAATTGACTACTTAgcacttttcctttttttttctccacCATGTGCAATATTTTTTCTCCTCCATATGCAGGATTGCTGGGATGTAGTGGTCAAGATGTTAATTATGATACTGGGTGATGACAGTATTTCAAATATAGTAAAGTTTTCTGTCTgctttatagttttatttttttaaaattcttttcaataaatttacaGTTATTATTACCAttcgtttttgatgattttttaagTAACATTCCCTTCTAAATTTATTATGCAGCGGTGGTGGGACGAGAAAAAAGTGAAAATACAAGAGGCCTTTACGCAGCTGGAAGATATGATAAGCAAAAATGCCTTGCAAGAGGTTGAATCGTTTCTAAAGCTGTCAAAAACTTCAGCTCAGAACGAAGAGTACTtagttctttattttcttttaatggttaattttttttcaactctATATGCAGAGTTGCTGGACTGAAGTGGTAAAGCTGTTACGTATAATATTGGGTGATGAGAGTATTTCAACTGCGGTAATGTTTTCTTTTCTACTCTGTGAAATTTTGTTATGCAGACCACATGTTTTAGGCAAATTCTTAATACATATctttcttaaatttattatttagacCTCATGGGAGTTAAAAGTAATGAAAGTAGTAGAGGCTATTGAGCAACTCAAAGACCCGCAATTTGGATTGGAAATGTTGAAAGAGATGATGAAGGAGAGTATTAGTCAAAATACGAAAGTGAAAGAGGCATTCCAATTCATTGAATCGGTATTGAACCGGTCAGAAAATTCAGTTCCAAACCAAGACTATACAGATGAGATTAATGGCTTAGGTATGATCTTTGAAGAGATATTACGTGTTGATTAATCATctacattaatattttattatttcttcttgttttctttatatttttagatcaaACAGTATACATGACAAAGGAGGAGCTACAATCCCTTAAAGAGGAACTTGGACAGGCAATACTGATTGCTTTGTAACTCTGTTTCCTTTCTTTCATTATGCTTTTCCTTTAGATCAAACATTATTAACTTTATATTTTGCATGTCCAGGCAAATGCCATTTGTGACCAAAAGGCGAAATCAATGACGGAGGCAAAGACTTTTGGCAAGGTCTCGGGTATGCTAAGTAAAGCATCCAAGTCTTGTTGTGCAAAGATGTATGACATTGTGGACCCTGCAAATTCTATTCAAGGACATTTCGTGCAAATAGAAGATGAACAATACACACTCCACTTTCATGGCTCAGAGGTAAGAGCTTTGAGATCCAACTTGGACTTTGAATGTGATCATTTATTGTTTGTGTAGATACTTTCTAAATATCACTaatttacgaattttatcaacTGACATGTAGTTTTTctcatttattattttcttttctttatttactaGAACAAGAGTAGAACCAAATGCTGAAggtaactaaaattttcaaattaggaataattttttttaaatataatataccTATCACAATGAACATTTACAGGTAGGAATTACGAGTCTACTGTACGATTTGAAGTTTACATGCAGGGATTATATATAGCAAAAGTAGTGTTAGGATGTCCTCTTTTAATCAATGGAGTATTAGATTTTACATTTATCATGAAAACCCTTttgtagaaaaaaaaatgtaattgtaGCAAACATGAGTCTTGCAAAATAGCTTATCATCAAGTTAATTAAGGAGTAGACTTTTTAACGTTGCCATAACATTTCTGTCTTAGTAATTTGTTTGAACAATCTTAAAGAGGTGAACATTTAGTAACTTGTCTGCCTCTATTGTTCTGTTCTCTGTTTCACTTTGTTTCTCATCTTTATATACATCGAATGTAGGTGATTGATGCAGACAAACCAGCTGAGGAAGTGAATTTTACCCTAACATATGTGGGAGAAAGTCTAGAGAAATTAACATTGGAAATGCAAAAAAGCGACCAAAGGATGGTAAggattgaattttgagttttacAGAGCAAATTATGACCTGAAAATGAAAGCATGTACTGTCTACTAACTTATTGTCTATCATTTTAATGAATGATGCAAAGATGAAGTCTAATATTCACTTATAACAATACTCGTCTTCTCACTTATTCCTGCTGCCATGTATGTAGAACTTGTCATTCCTTTAATGAGCTGTCTATTTTATCTTTTGCAAACTATACATTGCCATTcatttttgtttaatttcttcattcattCTCTTGGTTACATGTAGTTGTTGAGAAAATGCTATCCTGCTACTGTGCATTCAAGTTTATGTACCAGTTTGAATCCAAAACTTCAATATTATACCTTAAGACATGAACACTTAAGCTTCAAATAGTTATTTCAGAACTGTCTGATTGATCCCACATTTATGTTAAGAAACCAAACCAAAACAAGAAATATCAGGTagaaacacacacaaaaaagaaaTCCTGACTAGGAAAGCTGTCAGTTTCTAATTCTATGCGTAATGCTGTTTACTTTTCTTCTTATTTGTTGTGTTATCATGCTgcaaacttttaattttatctGCTTATTTTTGGACCAATTTCTGGTTCTCTTTTGCTTATAGATTCCTCCAGCTCATTTGAATCCTGAATCATCTAACCCTATGGGTGTTTTGGGGAACTCATTGGACACTGAAGATTTTCTGATTGTTCCACCCTCGGAAAGTTGGTTGGATTATTTGATCTCAAGTAATGGCTGCAAGTTActatttaatgaatttattttttctttgaattatattgaagataatttttattatttcatttcttCTCAATCATATATGATGATATATAGAGACAAGATCTTTAATTGCCTTTGATGTCACAGCTGCTGTCGTCAAAGGATACGAGGTGTATCAACGCAATGCTGATGTGctcaataaaatatttcaaaaccaTGCTCACTTTGCTGACCAATTTCAATTGAAAGATCGAGGGTTTCAGAGCAACATTATGAATGCTCTCGCtgaaatttgcttgaaattagAAAGCAATCTTGACAAGCTAACTGagattgatgatattttggtaaaggTGAAAGACATGGAGGTCACTGGTTTGGAACTTTCATGGCTACGTGAAACATTGGAGAATCAAGCAGAGATAAAGAGATTGGAAGAAGGTGTCCGAGATTACAATCTGAAGTTGGCCAAATTAAAGAAGAAACAACGGCTAGAGTAATTGCTGCTTATCGTTATTTCGTTCAAGTAATAGCAGTCAAGAATCTTTTATTGGTTAACTGGAATGTTGATGAACTGCTAGTAATGTATGCTTTTGTGTGAGCGCTTGTGTTTGAATCAGGAGAATGTTAAGAACTCATGTAGTTTGATGCTTTTGGTATTTAAAAGTTGTTTTGTGTGTGACCGCATTTTGTTTTTGGTATTTTTCAAATCCGTTTTACGGTTTATATTTGTGGTTAAAATTTCAGTACTTGATCATATGATTGTTCAAATTTTTGATAATTGCGTGGCATAGTTGTTTAAACCAGACTACACAGGATTATACTATCAGTTAAATTAAGACTCAACCATTATTTCACTTAATTAGTAAAACATAATTCAAGTGTACTTAAATgtactttttcttttgatttaagagtggaaaaaaaattatgagaagtagtttttttatataaaaaaggaaACTAACCCattcacataatttattaaacactagatttcttaaataattagtttacaaaaataattttaattatattaaataatatttttctaatattttaagaaaataaatttaaatttaaaattatataattatgatagtttatataaaatataaaataagttgAGATGAAAAATTATATGACATAgttcaaataaaaataacttaaatattacataaatttatgaacttacaaaaatctATATAAAACAATTGTTAATTAAGTtgtaattaattcaaataaattaagataaaaaactatatgccataattcaaatataaactTTGATTCTATTTGTAATATGATCTATAAATTTTAATTCGATAAAATTGTTTATACCTTTAATTGAGTTAGTGTTACGAGTCAATCTGATATTAATTCAatcagaaaatgaaaaaaaaaatcattcattttatataataatttatattattatgaggttgttgttttttttatctttttgtatttttataaataaataaaaaatcagacaaaacattatttaaatcttaaacatttacttttactattttaattgatgcttaatttattttcaaacatttaattttactgtttcaatcaaagtttattttttttatatgactttttaataaatatatattatataattttttcatttacaTCGTGGTGtgcttatgaaattttaattatagcatttaaagaaaataaatgcaattattttaaaaaataaaactatttatgTCTAcaacaaaaaaatgtaaaataatattattttggtatataatttaattcctagtttagtatatatatatatttatttatttggtcagaaaattattattttttcacaattaaaaaaataacatcaacCAATAAAAACATACTATGTGGCATGTTTTCATtagatataaaatatatatatttagataaaaagagataaaataataatttaattaccttaaatttttaaaaaaaatcttttgaaTATCAAAATGAGAATAAGTATAACTCATTCGCATTTAAAAATGATACGAATTAAGTTATTCTGGATTTAAGTGTAGTAtcaactagaggtgatcatgggccgggccgggcccaaacaaaattttaggcccctCTACTAGgtccgagcccggcccggcccgaaataaaattactaagcccgatctcggcccggcccatattaatttttttttcttatttcattaaataaaaatttttaaaaatataataaatcaaatatatttaaaaaacataaaaacaaatattaaaacaaataaaaataatactaaaacaatttttaaaataatacacaaattaacaatataataaaaaatagttatattaaaaatttaaaataattaaaaaaatatattaatatataattcgggccgggcccgggccaaaaaatcttacccaaggcccggcccgttttctaaacgggtctcgtttttttgcccaagcccatttttcgggcctatatttttacccaaatcctctCATTTTTCGGGCGGaccgcccggcccatgatcagctctagtATCAACACACTTTATGTTAATTCAAGTTCACTTGGCCtgaaatataaacttaaaattttactgAAATCGTTCACATTTATAAATGgttaactaaattttatttttgaaaaatatttatattatttttattgtaatatttAATAGATTTATGTAGTTttccatttattaaaattttatataggcatcttaacattttttaatatttgtattataatattatatatattactacATATTTATCTTTcataataatttatgtaatatataaaaataacataatataatatattagaaaATTAGAAAATGGCTTGAGCCATGAATTTTTAAGCCAAAGCCCGGATTATAATTTAAACCGGACTAATCTTTTATCCAAATCTATttttcaaacttaatattattgtctaaaccctctcaaatttcgaatatgtaattttatttttaagaatttagtcactttatttcttaaatttcataattctagtctaactattaattttattttatttttattaaatttgtcagtatgaaattttgaaaaaaaaaatctcactTACACCATCGAGATTCAAACACAAAACCATCACACATAAATACAAACTGTCTGTATCTTCAGCTCATAAACATCCCAATAAACCATTGAGATTCAAACACAAAACCATCACATAAACACATACTGTTTGTATCTTCAGTTCATCAACATCCTCAATAAACCATTGAGAATGTATTTCAGAAAAGCAAATTAGGCAAGCCGTGGTTTCTTCTGCAACGTTTGTAGCTTCAGTAGGTTTTCTTCTAACTCAGCTTTGTCCTTCTCCAGCTTCAGTTGGTTTTCTTTTAACTCAGCTTCGCCCTGCTCCACCTTCagtttgttttcttttaaatcaGCTTCTCCCTTCTCCACCTTCAGTTCGTCTTTCCTAATATTAGTTTTGTTCTTCATTATCTCTTCTTCTAATTTCTTCATTTCACGAGCCTTCGCCAAGTTATTCCTCTATGTTTTCCACCATTACCTCCATATTTATGATGTTTTCTAACTCGAGCTCTCTGGGTTACTTTCTATTTTATGGTCAGCTTCAGCTAGAGAGCTTGTAAGGATGGTCTGAAAATCTGCATGCCTAAATAAAAAACTTGTTATCAGTATGAGGTTGCTTTTGAAATATCTCAGTGAGCACATTAGCATTACGTCCATAAATGTTGTATACCCTTGGACGGTAGAGATGTTCTCATGTGACAGCTTCATATTGTCTTGATTTTCTCTGGCATCATTGTTTCCCAATTCAAATAACGGCAGTAACTGAAGATCCTATATGCAGAAGAGAATCAGATGTGATCCAAAAAAAATAAGCAActtgaattaaatatatatatatatgccaaacCCTACCTGGTGAACCTCATGATAACCCTGTAAATAAGGAGAAAGATACACAGCAAtacacaaaattagaaattgacaGCTTTCCTACCCAGGATTTGTTTATGTGCAAGTGTTGGTCTAATATATCTTGTTTTGATTTGATCTCTTACAAACAAGTCGAATCAATCAAACAAAGCTAGGGCTAAATTCATTATTATTACTTGTTCCTCTTGAGGGGTCATGTACATTTTCAATATACAGACTACAGAGTAAAGATTAGTAACAAAGTGGGAACATGAGAGACAAAAAAACAAGTTATTATATGTACACCTCCTCAAGACTGTTCTAAATAAACTTACCACATCATCTCTATAAATTCAATAATGCAAGAACAAAAGAATCATGCGGCTACTACTTTTCATCTAACTTGATGATATGGATATTATACTATACTAAGTTACGGAGTGATAATTTTTCATGATAAAAGTAAAGTCTAATGCTCCATTGATTAAAATACTAATGAAAAATTGGGTGGCTCTACTCAAAATTTTTACCTGTAGGTTGATGTGAATCTTAGCACATCTGCTACGGTCAGGGGTTAGAGGAAAGTGGAATATGAAAGGTTGATCTTCCATTTGCACAAGATCTTGAATACTAACACGATTTGTAAGCTGCAGCATTGCTAAATAAGAAGCCAAAATACTGCATAGAACTTCTGTCACCATGTTAAAAACCTTATCCTCTGAGATTAATTGCCCTGTTTGGTCCACAATAGCCTGTTCCTGCACCTTTTTTCCTTTTGCAATGCTTTAactgaaataaaaagaaagcagataccaaattttaatttaaatgattaatcAACATCTATTACCTCCTAAAAATAGTACCTATGAGTGAGATTGAGTCAGGAAGGTCATCCACACAATCGAAGTCCAGAACTGGATTTGTTGGCTGGTTAAAAACTGAATGCAGCTCTTGAAATGCATTGTTGACGCTAAGACTGGAACTGGCATTTTCGACAATCCCGGGCTGCAATTTTCTCAACCATTGCAGTGAGAGTTGTGGCTCGTGAAGCTCGCTTCCACTACTATCGCTTGCTTTTCTTCCCATTTCCTCtgcattaaaaaaatttactaaattaggaaaataaataaactacACATGTACCCTGTGACCTATTGGCCGGATATTCATCATTCTCAAGAATAGTTTGATTCGAATCTTAGTTGTATCAAAATTGAATTTTCTTTCAACCCAATTTGTGATTATTGATCTAGTGTTCATCCATCTCAATAATAATTTGATTTCGAATATTTGTTGTAACCACTCATGCCGTTTAAGTGCAATTTGATTTCGAATATTTGTTGTAACCACTCATGCCGTTTAAGTGCCTAATGAAATATTTACGCAATATTGATATGGCCAAGTAGATTAAAATTTGGACACAAAATTCCACctaatattatgtatatataaaatttattttatgcagaaacaaggaagaaaagaagaaaaactacATTAGGACCATAAGATGATAGTCCATGACTACTGCCTTTAAATCCTATACTATCCTTTTCTTCTTTGCTCGAACACAAGATTCCTAGTATTCAAAAAGGAAAAACACACACAACATTCCCTCTTCAACCCCAAGGATTTAATGCAGACCATGTCAACTTTAATGCCTACTTTGCCTATTTCCCGCTTCACTCGACAAAGAGGATCAACTTGCACCTCAGTTTTATTTTTTGTTCCCACTTTTAGCTCAATCTTGTAAAAAGTTAGCCACAATTCTGGTATTTGGGGAAAAAAAGAGTCAGAAATTGCAGGATTGGCATGTTAAACAGAGCCtggtatagtttaccctaaaacaAATTACAAAAAGAGAGGAAAAGTCTCACAGCGGTTCGATATCTGTCTTCCCCCTCCAATATCATACGTATCAAGTCTGCCACCTGCTCATGACAGCCCTGCATAAATGGAGAGGAACCAAAAAATTGGAACTATTATTAAACAAACcgtaaagaataaagaaaatagtcgggaaaaagaagagaaaatgaatagGTACCCTCACTCTTTTACGACTGCGTTTATCTTTATCTGATTCTACTTCATTGAAATCCCCCATGTATTCCTTGAGCGAAGTACAATCTGAGAATCaagaaaaatgatataaaaagatgataaatatctGAATATCTAAACTAAGATAATTTCTGTCTGCTTATTACTGTTGGATTAGAATAAGGTGAAGTTCAAAATTTGCTTACaacgaaagtaaaaaaaaaaaaaaaaaaggttaaggaGAAGATGAAATTGGAGCTATCCAGAAACAAGCAAAGTCAAACCGTCCCATTAATAAtttagaagaaaatgaaaaaaatatttatacataaaataaaaaccatgGAGGTTAATATTGTGTACAGTTCCAGAGACTTGTTATGCCGGAAAATTGACTCGAGttaaatcaaaaaattttgaattaatggaattcacatgttttattttatattttaatttaatttaaattctttttaatggAATTGAGTGATTTTAAGTAGAGGCAAGTTGAGTGAAAttgtttgaattaaataaaaaaatttaaacatgtcaaattaaaattttattatcacgttagaacacataaatttgaatcaatatatatttaaaaaattttcaaagttaaataaataataataatttaatataataaacttaaattattaattaattaatttatctatttttcaataaaaaaattaaaatataattcatccAACTTTTAAATACAAAGCTTCTGTAttacttttactaaacttaaacTTGTATACACATATTGAATTACAAATGTTGTTAATTTAACAGTACAAATATTACATTTCAAATTGAACTAGACTTTATACAAATATAAAGTCTATAAACTCATGTATACATCTCAAATTACAAACATAGTCGATTAAATTCAATTACAATTAAATTGAAGTTTGCTCAAATATGAGCCCTAAACTCATATAGTCTCAAATTACGAGATTAGTTGATTGAATTATCCAATTAACCATGcaattataaatttatgattgaatcaaaatttgtTTGAATAGAATTCCATGTGATGGTTTGATGGTTAAGCGTGTGCATCGCTCCAGGTGTAGTATGAGTTTGAGTTGGGTTAATCACGTTTATTGTTCAGGTTTTTCCTtgttattgtaattcaccaaagaaaatttgttcaaatataaaccctaaacaCATATACACATTTTCAATTACAAATGCAACTCTAAATACCGCTATTCTTGGCAAAGTCAGTCATTGTGTCAAGGGACTAGATCTTTCGTCTCATAATCTGTGCGGCCTTAGGCAATCCATTCGCTCCAAATTCACCTAAGTTAGCCTAACCACCACAAGTGAGGGGAAGGCTCTCTATCCAAAATTGACGGACAAAATTAATCCTATCCCTTAAATcatgggatttacaagatatatAATATCAAacctaatctaatctttacaacaTATGATTCCTATCAATCTTTTAATATTAGTTCCAATATTTAACAAGATAGTCTATGTTTTCATATCTTCATTATTGGGCCActcatgtaatatcccgaattagggcctagtcggaatagtggtttcgtgaccacaaatttgagatataaataattattttataattattttgaggtttatgatatgattgcatgattgtgtgaaaatttcgtgacaaaattctatgcataaagtgcttaagttgggattagggact
Protein-coding sequences here:
- the LOC107958496 gene encoding uncharacterized protein isoform X2, translating into MVTEVLCSILASYLAMLQLTNRVSIQDLVQMEDQPFIFHFPLTPDRSRCAKIHINLQGYHEVHQLLPLFELGNNDARENQDNMKLSHENISTVQGHADFQTILTSSLAEADHKIESNPESSS
- the LOC107958495 gene encoding uncharacterized protein, translating into MEGNGNEQRKCQRSFAHRGRKNDCWDVVVKMLIMILGDDSISNIRWWDEKKVKIQEAFTQLEDMISKNALQESCWTEVVKLLRIILGDESISTATSWELKVMKVVEAIEQLKDPQFGLEMLKEMMKESISQNTKVKEAFQFIESVLNRSENSVPNQDYTDEINGLDQTVYMTKEELQSLKEELGQANAICDQKAKSMTEAKTFGKVSGMLSKASKSCCAKMYDIVDPANSIQGHFVQIEDEQYTLHFHGSEVIDADKPAEEVNFTLTYVGESLEKLTLEMQKSDQRMIPPAHLNPESSNPMGVLGNSLDTEDFLIVPPSESWLDYLISTAVVKGYEVYQRNADVLNKIFQNHAHFADQFQLKDRGFQSNIMNALAEICLKLESNLDKLTEIDDILVKVKDMEVTGLELSWLRETLENQAKIKRLEEDIQESSLQLDKLKKKQRLL
- the LOC107958496 gene encoding uncharacterized protein isoform X1; translated protein: MVTEVLCSILASYLAMLQLTNRVSIQDLVQMEDQPFIFHFPLTPDRSRCAKIHINLQGYHEVHQDLQLLPLFELGNNDARENQDNMKLSHENISTVQGHADFQTILTSSLAEADHKIESNPESSS